The following proteins are co-located in the Streptococcus anginosus genome:
- a CDS encoding DegV family protein, translating into MTWKIVADSGCDYRTIENLAVDTLFESVPLTIQVGNEIFIDNAQLNIDNMMEKMYTTSSASKSACPSPDDYMKAFDGASNIFVVTITGTLSGSYNSAQVAKRLYLEDHPDVNIHIIDTLSAGGENDLIIKKLNLLIGQGLSYEEVIKEITTYQTKTKLLFVLAKVDNLVKNGRLSKLLGAVVGLLNIRMVGEASQDGKLELLQKARGAKKSLVAAFDELIKAGYAGGQIIIAHRNNPKFCQQFSEMVRERFPQAVIKVIPTSGLCSFYAEENGLLMGYEIQ; encoded by the coding sequence ATGACTTGGAAAATTGTAGCTGATTCAGGCTGTGATTATAGAACTATCGAAAACCTTGCTGTTGACACCTTATTTGAAAGTGTTCCTCTGACCATTCAAGTGGGCAATGAAATCTTTATAGATAATGCTCAGCTCAATATTGATAATATGATGGAAAAAATGTATACCACTTCTTCGGCTTCAAAGTCTGCTTGCCCTAGTCCAGATGACTATATGAAAGCTTTTGATGGAGCTTCAAATATTTTTGTGGTCACCATTACAGGAACCCTATCAGGAAGCTATAATAGCGCACAAGTGGCTAAAAGACTCTATCTTGAAGACCATCCTGACGTGAATATCCACATTATTGATACTCTTTCTGCTGGCGGTGAAAATGATTTGATTATCAAAAAGCTTAATCTTCTTATCGGTCAAGGTTTAAGTTATGAAGAAGTCATAAAAGAAATTACAACCTATCAAACCAAGACAAAATTGCTTTTCGTTCTTGCAAAAGTTGACAATTTAGTCAAAAACGGACGGCTGAGCAAATTACTTGGAGCTGTTGTAGGATTACTGAATATTCGTATGGTCGGCGAAGCCAGTCAAGACGGCAAGTTGGAATTGCTTCAAAAGGCGCGTGGTGCTAAAAAATCACTAGTCGCAGCTTTTGATGAACTCATCAAAGCAGGCTATGCCGGTGGACAAATCATTATTGCTCATCGAAATAATCCCAAGTTTTGCCAGCAATTTTCCGAAATGGTTCGTGAAAGATTCCCACAAGCTGTTATTAAAGTCATCCCGACTTCTGGACTTTGTAGCTTTTATGCTGAAGAAAATGGTCTCCTCATGGGCTATGAAATTCAATAA
- a CDS encoding nuclear transport factor 2 family protein — translation MPNSEKLTLFFQAENQRDWETYQNFLHPEVIWELHGQEVSTIHGIDDYLLKIQQAYHHSNVQFSCLHTFSTNENRIVTILKNDFGQLSCDIFEFENGLIIREYEYLL, via the coding sequence ATGCCAAATTCAGAAAAACTAACCTTGTTCTTTCAAGCAGAAAATCAAAGAGACTGGGAAACTTACCAAAATTTTTTACATCCTGAAGTTATCTGGGAATTGCACGGGCAAGAAGTTTCAACCATTCATGGAATAGACGATTATCTTCTGAAGATTCAGCAAGCCTATCATCATAGCAACGTTCAATTTTCCTGCTTGCATACTTTTTCAACTAATGAAAATCGGATTGTTACTATTCTCAAAAACGATTTTGGTCAACTATCCTGTGATATTTTTGAGTTTGAAAATGGTTTAATTATCAGAGAATATGAATATTTGTTATGA
- a CDS encoding DUF3307 domain-containing protein — protein MSNLWGFSDYFVQHPILLLTLLAHVLADFQWQSQKMADLKCLKLPYLLLHLAIVFLPLLILSIFFPKDIIYFVAVWLSHVVIDFLKYRLNTFIEIKKLTKQVFIIDQVLHLICIFLFYALLANKINPQWLKNGASVTQTLLFLAIVGKPVNILFKLFFNRYQSKGDNQDTIAGAGAMIGILERFIMALSLIFGQFASVGLVFTAKSIARYNKISESQSFAEYYLIGSLFSMISVLIVFGLLYL, from the coding sequence ATGTCTAATTTGTGGGGATTTTCAGACTATTTTGTACAACATCCAATCTTGTTGTTAACCTTATTAGCGCATGTTTTAGCTGATTTTCAATGGCAAAGTCAAAAAATGGCAGATTTAAAATGTTTAAAATTGCCTTATTTATTGCTGCATTTAGCCATTGTTTTTCTTCCGTTGCTGATTTTGAGTATCTTTTTCCCGAAAGATATTATTTACTTTGTCGCTGTTTGGCTTAGTCATGTAGTTATTGATTTCTTGAAATACAGGCTCAACACGTTTATAGAAATAAAGAAACTCACAAAGCAAGTTTTCATCATTGACCAAGTCCTTCATTTGATTTGTATTTTTCTATTTTATGCTTTATTAGCTAATAAAATCAACCCACAATGGCTGAAAAATGGAGCGTCAGTTACTCAAACCCTTCTTTTCTTGGCAATCGTTGGAAAGCCTGTTAATATTTTATTTAAGCTTTTCTTCAATAGGTATCAGTCAAAGGGAGATAACCAAGACACTATAGCAGGTGCAGGGGCGATGATTGGGATTTTAGAGCGTTTTATTATGGCTTTGTCTCTTATATTTGGGCAGTTCGCTTCCGTTGGCTTAGTCTTTACTGCTAAGTCAATCGCACGGTATAACAAAATTTCTGAAAGTCAGTCCTTTGCAGAATACTATCTCATTGGCTCACTTTTTAGCATGATTAGTGTGTTAATTGTTTTTGGTTTGCTTTATTTGTAA
- a CDS encoding PHP domain-containing protein, with the protein MRDNHLHTYFSYDSDADFRDYLEHYDGEIVTTEHLDLSNPYPYDAGSPHDDIPDYESYSRKIAALNRKYGNRIKKGIEIGYYRPRKNDILAYLENKDYDLKLLSVHHNGKFDYLEEPALQSDKMKVIPAYFKEMEEAIESIPADVLAHFDYGFRKFNVTVEELKNFEPQLRTLFQKMIEHNLAFELNGKSMYLYNHEDIYIYALSLVKELGGTKYSVGSDAHTLEHFRLNFDRIQQILTEFGIDEGMLL; encoded by the coding sequence ATGCGCGATAATCATCTTCATACTTACTTTTCTTATGATTCAGATGCTGATTTCAGAGATTATTTGGAACATTACGATGGTGAAATCGTAACGACTGAACATCTGGATTTATCTAATCCCTATCCGTATGATGCAGGTTCTCCTCACGATGATATTCCTGATTATGAGTCTTATTCTAGAAAAATAGCTGCTCTCAATCGGAAATATGGAAATCGAATCAAAAAAGGAATTGAAATCGGATATTACAGACCACGAAAGAACGATATTTTAGCTTATTTGGAGAATAAAGATTATGATTTAAAACTGTTGTCTGTTCACCATAATGGAAAGTTCGATTACTTAGAAGAACCTGCTTTGCAATCTGATAAAATGAAGGTGATTCCAGCTTATTTTAAAGAAATGGAAGAAGCTATTGAAAGTATTCCAGCTGATGTTTTGGCTCATTTTGACTATGGTTTTCGCAAGTTCAATGTAACGGTTGAAGAATTGAAAAATTTTGAACCTCAACTTCGTACCCTCTTTCAAAAAATGATAGAGCATAACTTGGCTTTTGAACTGAATGGCAAGTCTATGTATCTCTACAATCATGAAGATATTTATATCTATGCTTTATCTTTGGTGAAAGAATTGGGAGGAACAAAGTATTCTGTTGGCTCTGATGCTCATACGTTAGAACATTTTCGCTTGAATTTCGACCGAATCCAGCAAATCCTAACGGAATTTGGCATAGACGAAGGAATGTTGCTATAA
- a CDS encoding TetR/AcrR family transcriptional regulator, translating into MSERKISKKSLENLKISNRESNRITKESLEISLLQLLEKKELAKITISELVERAGVSRAAFYRNYDSKEEILQEIFQRTVQKITDKLEQFNMRTELYQVWLFLFKEVKKEARILSLAVDYNLEKLLTSAVFDFLEKQNSSRKEASTYMNSFWSSAVVSVLIKWTKDGMKVPAEKIASLGLPLFPHRKNDKLSDK; encoded by the coding sequence ATGTCGGAACGTAAAATATCGAAAAAATCTTTAGAAAATCTAAAAATATCAAATCGGGAATCTAACCGAATTACAAAAGAATCATTGGAAATTTCTTTGTTGCAATTATTGGAAAAGAAAGAGTTGGCAAAAATTACCATTTCTGAATTAGTAGAGAGAGCTGGTGTCTCGCGCGCAGCTTTTTATCGAAATTATGATTCAAAAGAAGAAATTTTACAAGAGATTTTCCAACGAACAGTACAAAAGATTACTGATAAATTGGAACAATTCAATATGAGAACCGAGCTTTATCAAGTGTGGCTGTTCTTGTTTAAAGAAGTCAAAAAAGAAGCACGAATCCTTAGCTTAGCAGTGGATTATAATTTAGAAAAACTGTTGACAAGTGCTGTGTTTGATTTCTTGGAAAAACAAAATAGTTCCAGAAAAGAAGCTTCAACTTACATGAATTCATTTTGGAGTTCGGCGGTGGTTTCTGTTTTAATCAAATGGACAAAAGACGGCATGAAAGTTCCAGCAGAGAAGATTGCATCGCTCGGACTTCCGCTTTTTCCACATCGAAAAAATGATAAACTGAGTGATAAGTAA
- a CDS encoding pyridoxal phosphate-dependent aminotransferase — protein MRLSNRVLNMEESVTLAAAARAKALKAQGRDILSLTLGEPDFPTPKNIQDAAISAIKDGRASFYTVTSGLPELKEAIVAYFAKYYGYTIKPNQVTVATGAKFSLYTFFMSVINPGDEAIIPAPCWVSYGDQIKMAEGIPVFVQTTEANHFKVTVEQLEAARTEKTKVLVLNSPSNPTGMIYTAEELLAIGNWAVEHDILILADDIYGRLVYNGNEFTPISSLSEAIRKQTIVINGVSKSYSMTGWRLGYAVGEPEIIAAMSKVAGQTTSNPTAASQYAAIEALKGPQDTVEIMRQAFEERLNTIYPLLAEVPGFEVVKPQGAFYLFPNVKKAMELKGYSDVTEFTTAILEEVGVALVTGAGFGAPENVRLSYATDMDTLKEAVHRIKAFMES, from the coding sequence ATGAGATTATCAAATCGTGTTTTAAATATGGAAGAAAGTGTAACTTTAGCAGCAGCAGCGCGCGCAAAAGCTTTAAAAGCACAAGGTCGTGATATCCTTTCGCTGACTTTGGGAGAGCCAGATTTTCCAACTCCGAAGAATATTCAAGATGCTGCTATCTCTGCAATAAAAGACGGTAGAGCTAGCTTTTATACGGTTACCAGTGGTCTGCCTGAATTAAAGGAAGCAATTGTAGCATATTTTGCAAAATACTATGGTTATACGATTAAACCAAATCAAGTGACCGTTGCGACGGGTGCAAAGTTTTCCCTTTATACCTTTTTTATGAGTGTCATCAATCCAGGTGATGAAGCAATTATTCCGGCACCGTGCTGGGTTAGTTATGGCGACCAGATTAAGATGGCAGAAGGAATACCAGTTTTTGTTCAAACGACGGAAGCCAATCATTTCAAAGTGACCGTTGAGCAATTAGAGGCTGCTCGGACAGAGAAAACGAAAGTTTTGGTGCTCAATTCTCCTTCCAATCCAACGGGAATGATTTATACTGCCGAGGAGTTATTAGCGATAGGTAATTGGGCTGTAGAGCATGATATTCTCATTTTGGCAGATGATATTTATGGCCGCTTGGTTTACAATGGAAATGAATTTACACCGATTTCGAGCTTATCTGAAGCGATCCGCAAGCAAACAATTGTTATCAATGGTGTATCTAAGTCGTATTCGATGACTGGTTGGCGGCTGGGTTATGCTGTTGGAGAGCCTGAAATCATTGCAGCGATGAGTAAAGTGGCTGGACAAACGACTTCTAATCCAACCGCTGCTTCCCAATATGCGGCGATTGAAGCTCTAAAGGGCCCTCAAGACACTGTTGAAATCATGCGTCAGGCTTTTGAAGAACGTCTCAATACCATTTATCCTTTGCTTGCAGAAGTTCCCGGCTTTGAAGTGGTGAAACCACAAGGAGCGTTTTACCTCTTTCCAAATGTTAAAAAAGCAATGGAGCTGAAAGGCTATTCAGATGTGACAGAGTTTACAACAGCTATTCTAGAAGAAGTAGGTGTCGCTCTTGTAACAGGTGCTGGCTTTGGTGCGCCAGAAAATGTTCGTCTTAGTTATGCGACGGATATGGATACCTTGAAAGAGGCCGTTCATCGTATCAAGGCGTTTATGGAGAGTTAA
- the eno gene encoding surface-displayed alpha-enolase: MSIITDVYAREVLDSRGNPTLEVEVYTESGAFGRGMVPSGASTGEHEAVELRDGDKSRYGGLGTQKAVDNVNNIIAEAVIGYDVRDQQAIDRAMIALDGTPNKGKLGANAILGVSIAVARAAADYLEIPLYSYLGGFNTKVLPTPMMNIVNGGSHSDAPIAFQEFMIVPAGAPTFKEALRWGAEIFHALKKILKSRGLETAVGDEGGFAPRFDGTEDGVETILAAIEAAGYVPGKDVFLGFDCASSEFYDKERKVYDYTKFEGEGAAVRTADEQIEYLEQLVDKYPIITIEDGMDENDWEGWKKLTERLGKKVQLVGDDFFVTNTSYLERGINEGCANSILIKVNQIGTLTETFDAIEMAKEAGYTAVVSHRSGETEDSTIADIAVATNAGQIKTGSLSRTDRIAKYNQLLRIEDQLGEVAEYRGLKSFYNLSK; encoded by the coding sequence ATGTCAATTATTACTGATGTTTACGCTCGCGAAGTCCTAGACTCACGCGGTAACCCAACACTTGAAGTAGAAGTTTATACTGAATCAGGTGCTTTCGGACGTGGTATGGTTCCATCTGGAGCTTCTACTGGTGAACACGAAGCAGTTGAACTTCGTGATGGTGACAAATCTCGTTACGGCGGTCTTGGTACACAAAAAGCTGTTGACAACGTAAACAATATCATTGCTGAAGCAGTTATTGGTTATGACGTTCGCGATCAACAAGCTATTGACCGTGCAATGATTGCACTTGACGGTACTCCAAATAAAGGTAAATTGGGTGCAAACGCAATTCTTGGTGTATCTATTGCTGTAGCACGTGCTGCTGCTGATTATCTTGAAATCCCACTTTACAGCTACCTTGGTGGATTCAATACTAAAGTTCTTCCAACTCCAATGATGAACATCGTCAACGGTGGTTCTCACTCAGATGCTCCAATCGCTTTCCAAGAATTTATGATTGTGCCTGCTGGTGCACCTACATTCAAAGAAGCTCTTCGTTGGGGTGCTGAAATTTTCCACGCTCTTAAGAAAATCCTTAAATCTCGTGGTCTTGAAACAGCTGTTGGTGACGAAGGTGGATTTGCTCCTCGTTTTGACGGAACTGAAGATGGTGTAGAAACTATCCTTGCTGCCATTGAAGCTGCTGGTTATGTTCCTGGTAAAGATGTATTCCTTGGATTTGACTGTGCATCATCAGAATTCTACGACAAAGAACGCAAAGTTTATGATTACACTAAATTCGAAGGTGAAGGAGCTGCAGTTCGTACAGCTGACGAACAAATCGAATATCTTGAACAATTAGTTGATAAATACCCAATCATCACTATCGAAGATGGTATGGATGAAAATGACTGGGAAGGTTGGAAGAAACTTACTGAACGCCTTGGTAAGAAAGTACAACTTGTTGGTGATGACTTCTTCGTAACAAACACTTCTTATCTTGAAAGAGGTATTAACGAAGGATGTGCTAACTCAATCCTTATTAAAGTTAACCAAATCGGTACTCTTACTGAAACATTTGATGCTATCGAAATGGCAAAAGAAGCTGGTTACACTGCCGTTGTATCACACCGTTCAGGTGAAACTGAAGATTCAACAATTGCTGATATCGCAGTTGCAACTAACGCTGGACAAATTAAGACTGGTTCATTGTCACGTACTGACCGTATTGCTAAATACAACCAATTACTTCGCATCGAAGACCAACTTGGTGAAGTTGCTGAATACCGTGGTTTGAAATCTTTCTATAACTTGTCAAAATAA
- the asnS gene encoding asparagine--tRNA ligase: MSTKYTSIMDVKNHVGEEVTIGAWVANKSGKGKIAFLQLRDGTAFFQAVAFKPNFLEKFGEEEGLNKFNIIKHLNQETAVLVKGIVKEDERSKFGYELDVTDIEIVGESNDYPITPKEHGTDFLMDHRHLWLRSRKQMAIMQIRNAIIYASYEFFDRNGFIKFDSPILSGNAAEDSTELFETDYFGTPAFLSQSGQLYLEAGAMALGRVFDFGPVFRAEKSKTRRHLTEFWMMDAEYPFVTHDESLDLQEAYVKALIQGVLDRAPHALEVLERDTDLLKKYVAEPFKRISYDEVIDLLQDHENDEDAEYEHIERGDDFGSPHETWISNYFGLPTFVVNYPASFKAFYMKPVPGNEERVLCADLLAPEGYGEIIGGSAREESYEKLLAKIEENGLNPDDYAFYLDLRKYGSVPHAGFGLGLERMVTFVAGTKHIREAIPFPRMLHRIEP; the protein is encoded by the coding sequence GTGTCAACAAAATATACTTCAATTATGGATGTTAAAAATCATGTCGGAGAAGAAGTGACGATTGGTGCTTGGGTTGCCAATAAATCAGGAAAAGGAAAAATTGCTTTTCTGCAATTGCGTGACGGTACAGCTTTTTTTCAAGCTGTGGCTTTCAAGCCAAATTTCCTTGAAAAATTTGGTGAAGAAGAGGGTTTGAATAAATTTAATATCATCAAACACTTGAACCAAGAAACAGCTGTTTTGGTAAAAGGAATCGTCAAAGAAGATGAGCGCTCAAAATTTGGATATGAATTGGACGTGACGGATATTGAAATCGTTGGAGAGTCCAATGATTATCCTATCACACCAAAGGAACACGGAACAGACTTTTTGATGGATCACCGTCATTTATGGCTACGTTCACGCAAGCAAATGGCAATTATGCAGATTCGCAACGCAATTATCTATGCTTCCTATGAATTTTTTGACCGCAACGGCTTTATCAAATTTGACAGTCCGATTTTATCAGGAAATGCAGCGGAAGATTCCACAGAGCTTTTTGAAACAGATTATTTTGGAACCCCTGCCTTTCTAAGTCAATCTGGGCAACTTTACTTAGAAGCAGGTGCTATGGCACTTGGTCGTGTATTTGACTTTGGTCCTGTTTTCCGTGCCGAAAAATCCAAAACACGCCGCCATTTGACAGAATTCTGGATGATGGATGCAGAATATCCATTTGTTACTCATGATGAGTCGCTTGATCTTCAGGAGGCTTATGTGAAGGCTTTGATTCAAGGAGTTTTGGATCGTGCACCACATGCGCTTGAAGTGTTGGAACGTGATACTGATCTTCTTAAAAAATACGTGGCAGAACCATTCAAACGTATTTCTTACGATGAAGTCATTGATCTCTTACAAGATCATGAAAACGATGAAGATGCAGAGTATGAACATATCGAACGTGGAGATGATTTTGGGTCACCACATGAAACTTGGATTTCAAACTATTTTGGTCTACCAACTTTCGTCGTGAACTACCCTGCTAGCTTTAAGGCTTTCTACATGAAACCTGTTCCTGGTAACGAAGAACGTGTGCTTTGTGCAGACCTTTTAGCACCAGAGGGCTATGGAGAAATCATAGGTGGTTCTGCTCGTGAAGAAAGCTATGAAAAATTATTAGCGAAGATTGAAGAAAATGGTCTGAACCCTGATGACTATGCTTTCTATCTAGATCTTCGTAAATATGGTTCAGTTCCTCATGCTGGATTTGGACTTGGCTTGGAGAGAATGGTGACATTTGTTGCAGGAACGAAACACATCCGTGAAGCCATTCCATTCCCACGTATGCTCCACAGAATTGAGCCTTAG
- a CDS encoding SatD family protein has protein sequence MMYVALIGDVIESKKIQDRAQAQQKLLQLMKELNQQYQKYLVSPFTVTAGDEFQALFLPNSDMFQIMDQLSMAFAPYEIRFGIGAGDMITEINKEQSIGSDGPAYWLAREAINYVHDKNDYGINHISVSLADEEVGQTINAILAACSFIQSKWTDIQYDVLKQLLAENIYDETFSHKEMAKLLGITPSAFNKRIKASGLKIYLRNKRVAMNLMLNAIEKEAKHV, from the coding sequence ATGATGTACGTTGCTCTTATTGGAGACGTTATTGAATCAAAAAAAATACAAGATCGAGCGCAGGCGCAACAGAAATTGTTGCAATTGATGAAAGAGTTGAATCAGCAATATCAGAAATATTTAGTTTCTCCCTTTACGGTCACAGCTGGCGATGAATTTCAAGCTTTGTTTTTACCAAATTCGGATATGTTTCAAATCATGGATCAGCTTTCTATGGCATTTGCTCCTTATGAAATTCGATTTGGGATTGGTGCTGGAGACATGATTACAGAAATTAACAAAGAACAAAGCATTGGTTCTGACGGTCCGGCGTATTGGCTCGCGAGAGAAGCGATTAACTATGTTCATGATAAGAATGACTATGGCATCAATCACATTTCGGTTTCTTTGGCAGACGAAGAAGTCGGTCAGACAATCAATGCTATTTTAGCTGCGTGCTCTTTTATTCAGTCCAAGTGGACAGATATCCAATATGATGTCCTCAAACAATTACTAGCTGAAAATATATACGATGAAACATTTTCTCATAAAGAAATGGCAAAACTACTTGGTATCACTCCGAGTGCTTTCAACAAACGTATCAAGGCGAGTGGGTTAAAAATTTATCTCAGAAATAAACGAGTTGCGATGAACTTGATGTTAAATGCGATAGAGAAGGAGGCGAAACATGTCTAA
- a CDS encoding MFS transporter, protein MFRRSYKRNIPLMTGVEFLGFLGITSFWILFLSQNGMSLLQIGLLESIFHATGIVFEIPSGMLADRFSYKTNLYVSRLTSILSSILMLTGQGNFWIYAMAMIINALSYNFDSGTSSALLYDSAVEAGLKDRYLKISSLMSGVSEAAISLGTVLAGLFVHGYLYITYYIMIAVSIIVLILIWLIKEPTMKKKNDEVLTMKKIILIVREEMKNNPSLFTWMMIFQFVGTIMCMFYFYYQKQLPDLAGWQISTVMLIGSVLNILAVSFASKIGKTWHSFRIFPVVVSLTGAVYALSFLGTPFMYILVYLTTNALYAMYQPIFYNDLQQYLPSSARATMLSVASMMFSLSMIIIFPIVGWLIDSFGFDQTFIGLGLVLILLTSLLVIVFQMIRKQLKSIKN, encoded by the coding sequence ATGTTTAGGAGAAGTTACAAAAGAAATATTCCTCTTATGACAGGAGTGGAATTCTTAGGATTTCTAGGTATTACGAGTTTTTGGATTTTATTTCTCAGTCAAAATGGTATGTCTTTACTGCAAATTGGGCTGTTAGAGAGTATTTTTCATGCAACAGGCATTGTTTTTGAAATTCCGTCAGGCATGTTGGCAGATCGATTTTCTTATAAGACCAATCTGTACGTAAGCCGCTTGACTAGCATTTTATCATCTATTTTAATGTTGACAGGGCAAGGGAATTTTTGGATATATGCAATGGCAATGATAATCAATGCTTTGTCTTATAACTTTGATTCAGGAACGAGCTCTGCACTGCTATATGACTCTGCTGTTGAAGCTGGTTTAAAAGACCGTTATTTGAAAATATCAAGTTTGATGTCAGGTGTTTCTGAGGCAGCAATCTCTTTAGGAACGGTACTAGCGGGGTTATTTGTACATGGATATTTGTATATTACTTATTATATCATGATTGCGGTTTCTATTATTGTTTTAATTCTGATTTGGTTGATAAAAGAACCGACAATGAAAAAGAAAAATGACGAAGTGTTGACGATGAAAAAAATTATCTTGATTGTGAGAGAAGAGATGAAAAATAATCCCAGTCTTTTTACATGGATGATGATTTTTCAATTTGTTGGAACAATAATGTGCATGTTTTACTTTTACTATCAAAAACAATTGCCAGACTTGGCAGGATGGCAGATTTCAACAGTTATGTTGATTGGTAGCGTCTTAAATATTTTGGCAGTTTCTTTTGCCAGCAAGATTGGGAAAACGTGGCATTCTTTTCGGATTTTTCCAGTAGTTGTCAGTTTAACAGGAGCAGTTTATGCACTGTCATTTTTGGGAACGCCATTTATGTATATCCTTGTTTATTTGACGACAAATGCTTTGTATGCTATGTACCAACCAATATTTTACAATGATTTGCAACAGTATTTACCAAGTTCAGCCAGAGCAACTATGTTAAGTGTTGCTTCAATGATGTTCAGTTTAAGCATGATTATCATTTTTCCGATTGTTGGTTGGCTGATTGACAGTTTTGGCTTTGATCAGACTTTTATTGGATTAGGGCTAGTTCTTATCTTACTAACGTCGCTTTTAGTGATTGTTTTTCAAATGATTCGTAAACAATTGAAATCAATCAAAAATTAG
- a CDS encoding NAD-dependent protein deacylase, whose amino-acid sequence MDKIEELAQIIQSSQNIVFFGGAGVSTESGIPDFRSSNGIYNIELNQHFSAEQLVSHTMFERYPEHFFDFYKKYLIYPNAKPNVAHEYLAYLEKLGKLKAIVTQNIDSLHEMAGSRNVLKIHGSVDRNFCTNCHRFYDLEDFLKLSGIIPYCETCGCVVKPDVTLYEEPLNMEVFSQAIQVISQADLLIIGGTSLVVYPAANLVHYFQGRHLVVINKNNVLQDSQADLVIKGKIGEVLGKTWKVMG is encoded by the coding sequence ATGGACAAGATTGAAGAACTGGCTCAGATCATTCAAAGTAGCCAAAATATTGTATTCTTTGGTGGTGCAGGTGTTTCAACTGAATCTGGTATTCCGGATTTTCGCAGCTCAAATGGTATTTACAATATTGAGTTAAACCAGCATTTTTCAGCAGAGCAACTAGTTTCACATACGATGTTTGAACGTTATCCAGAACATTTTTTTGACTTTTACAAGAAATATCTTATTTATCCTAACGCTAAGCCAAATGTAGCCCATGAATATTTAGCTTATCTAGAAAAGCTAGGGAAATTAAAGGCAATTGTTACCCAGAATATTGATAGTTTACACGAGATGGCAGGAAGCAGGAACGTATTAAAAATTCATGGTAGTGTGGACCGAAATTTTTGTACCAATTGTCATCGTTTTTATGACTTAGAGGATTTTTTGAAATTGTCAGGAATCATTCCTTATTGCGAGACTTGTGGTTGTGTAGTTAAGCCAGATGTGACTCTTTATGAGGAACCGTTAAATATGGAAGTTTTTTCTCAAGCTATTCAGGTTATCAGTCAAGCTGACCTACTCATCATTGGCGGAACATCGCTAGTTGTTTATCCAGCTGCTAATTTGGTTCATTATTTTCAAGGACGGCACTTAGTTGTTATCAATAAAAACAATGTACTACAAGATAGTCAAGCTGACTTAGTCATCAAGGGCAAGATTGGAGAAGTGCTGGGTAAGACATGGAAAGTAATGGGGTAG
- a CDS encoding DUF1694 domain-containing protein produces MTDINKTIMEKSQGGLKLNPDEQRKFLETFEERVIAECSIDEANSAPIHDHFKEILQKIILDYQPVTVKISPEITSQYQIFYLKIAKDLGCKATIVSSNYKNSPFGLVIHSDHPVEITEKEILIQFSELFQSDLSQQAEKKPSFWEKLFH; encoded by the coding sequence ATGACAGATATAAATAAAACAATAATGGAAAAATCTCAAGGGGGATTAAAATTAAATCCCGATGAGCAAAGAAAATTTTTAGAAACATTTGAAGAGCGGGTCATTGCAGAATGTAGTATTGATGAAGCTAACAGCGCTCCCATCCACGACCACTTTAAAGAAATTTTACAAAAGATTATCTTGGACTATCAGCCTGTGACTGTGAAAATATCTCCTGAGATTACCAGTCAATATCAAATTTTTTACTTAAAAATAGCAAAAGATCTTGGCTGCAAAGCAACAATTGTGTCTAGTAACTACAAGAATTCTCCATTTGGCTTGGTCATTCATAGCGATCATCCAGTAGAGATTACCGAAAAAGAAATCCTTATCCAATTTTCTGAACTTTTCCAATCAGATTTATCCCAACAAGCAGAAAAGAAACCTTCTTTTTGGGAAAAGTTGTTTCATTAA